CGGTGAAGCCCGGGGTGCCGCTCGGCACGATGATGCTCGAGAGCTCCTTCTTCACGGTGCCGTCGGGGCGTTCCGTCTGGTTGGTGACGGCGGTCACCGTGACGAGGCTCGTAATCGGCGTGCCCGAGTTGGTGATGAACTGCTTCGAGCCGTCGATGACCCATTCGTCGCCGTCGAGGCGCGCGACCGTCTCGGTGGCGCCGGCGTCGGAGCCTGCGCGCGCCTCGGTGAGGCCGAAGCCGGCGAGCGCGCGGCCGGCGACGAGCTCGGGCAGCCACTGCTGCCGCTGCGCGTCGGTGCCGTAGCGGAAGATCGGCATGATGCCGAGCCCGACGCCCGCCTCGAGGGTCACGCCGATCGACTGGTCGACACGGCCGAGCGCCTCGACGGCCAGGCAGAGCTGCACGTAGTCCTTGCCGCGGCCGCCGACCTCCTCGGGGAAGGGCAGGCCGAACAGGCCGAGGTCGCCCATCTGGTGGATGATCTCGATCGGCAGGCGGCGCTCGGTGTCGTACTGGTACGCGGCGGGCGCGACGACGGTGTCGGCGAACTCCTTGACGGTCTCGTAGAGCTCGCGTTCCTCGGCGTTCAGCAGGGTGTCCATGATGCGTGTCCTCGTCATTCCTCGTGGGGGTGGGCCGCGACGGCCTGATGGGCCGCGGTCGCGGGGGTCTGTGGTTCGGGCGCGATGGGGGCGGATGCCGCCGAGGGCGGCGTCTCGGCGGTCGCCGGCGCGTCGGCCGGCTCGACGTGGGCGACGACTTGGTCGCGCCGCACCTGGTCGCCGACGGCGACCGCGAGCCGCACGACGCCCGCGATCGGCGCGCGCACGCGGTGCTCCATCTTCATGGCCTCGACGCTCAGCACGTCGGCGCCGGCCTCGACGTGGTCGCCGTCGGCGACCGCGACGGCCGAGACGGCGCCGGGCATCGGGGCGCGCAGCTCCGGCGCCGCATCCGCTCCCCCGCGCTCGACCGCGGCGAGCGCCGCCGCGAGCCGCTCCGCTCGCCCGACGTGGCGCAGCTCGGTCGCGCGCCCGTCGGCGTGCACCCAGATGGTGCCGTCGCCGCCCGCGACCGCGATCGCGCCGCCGTCGCCGCTCCCCTCCGCGTCGACCGAGTACGCAGAATGCGGAAACGCGCGCACGATTCCCGCATTTTGCGTACTCGGTGGCGCGGCCGGGATGGACGATGCGTCGACGGAGTACGCAGAATGCGGAAACGCCGCCGCGATTCGCGCAGTTTGCGTACTCGGTCGCGCGGACGAGTCGAGGGCGGGGGTGACGGGGGCGGGCACGTCGTGGGTCGCGCCGTCGTGGGTGAAGGTCAGCGTGCGGCGGCGGTCGGCGCCGACGCGCCAGCCGGAGCCGGACGACCACAGGGGCGACGCGAAGCCGCGGGCGACGGCGGCATCGCGGGAGTCCGCGTCGCGCGCGGCGACGAGGCGGGCGGCGGCTTCGAGGGCGGCCGGCGAGGGCGTGACGGGCTCGGCCTCGGGCATCCGATCGATGAGGCCGGTGTCGAGGTGGCCGGCGCGCACGGCGTCGTCGGCGAGCAGGCGGCGCAGGAACGCGATGTTCGTGTCGACGCCGAGCACGACGGTGTCGGCGAGCGCCCGGTCGAGCCGGTCGAGCGCCTCGGCGCGGTCGGCGCCGTGGGCGATCACCTTCGCGAGCATGGGGTCGTAGTGGGCGGTGACGACGGATGCCTCGTCGATGCCGCTGTCGACGCGCACGCCCGGGCCGGACGGCGCCCGGTACGCGAGCACGTCACCCGTCGACGGGAGGAACCCGCGCTCGGGCGACTCGGCGTAGACGCGCGCCTCGATCGCGTGGCCGTCGAACGCGATGTCGTCCTGCGCGAGGGCGAGCGGCTCGCCCGCGGGGATCCGCAGCTGCTGCTCGACCAGGTCGACGCCGGTCACGAGCTCGGTCACTGGGTGCTCGACCTGCAGCCGGGTGTTCATCTCGATGAAGAAGAACTCGTCGGGCGCGGCATCCGACACCAGGAACTCCACCGTGCCCGCCCCGACATAGTCGACCGATCGCGCGGCCGCGCAGGCCGCATCTCCCAGCCTGCGGCGGGTGTCGGCGTCGACCACCGGCGACGGCGCCTCCTCGATGACTTTCTGGTGGCGGCGCTGCAGCGAGCACTCGCGCTCGCCCAGGTGGATGACGTTGCCGTGGCGGTCGGCGAGCACCTGCACCTCGATGTGCCGGGGCCGCTCGAGGTAGCGCTCGAGCAGCAGCGCGTCGTCGCCGAACGCGGCCCGGGCGACGCGGCGCACGCCGGGCAGTTCGGCGCGCAGCTCGTCGACCGAGCGCACGACCTGCATGCCCTTGCCGCCGCCGCCCGCCGACGGCTTCACGAGCAGCGGGAACCCGACCTCGGGCGCGGCCGCGACGAGCGCGTCGTCGTCGAGCCCGGGCTCGGCGACGCCCGGCACCACCGGCACCCCCGAGGCCTCCACGTGCCGCTTCGCACGGATCTTGTCGCCCATCACCTCGAGCGCGCGCTCCCCCGGCCCGACGAACACGATGCCGGCGTCCGCGCACGCGCGCGCCAGGCCCGCATGCTCCGAGAGGAATCCGTAGCCCGGGTGCACGGCCTGGGCACCCGACGCGAGCGCGGCCTCGACGATGCGCTCGGGCACGAGGTAGCTCTCGGATGCGGCGGCGGGGCCGATGCGCACGGCGTCATCGGCCGCGCGCACGTGCAGCGCCGTGGCATCCGCATCGCTGTAGACGGCGACCGAGCGGATGCCGAGGCGGCGGAGCGTGCGGATGACGCGCACGGCGATCTCGCCGCGGTTGGCGACGAGCACGGTGTGGAAGGGAGCTGCGGTCATGCCGATCACATCCGGAACAGGCCGAAGCCGGGGTCGGGCAGCGGGGTGCGGCTGCAGACGTCGAGGGCGAGGCCGAGCACGGTGCGGGTGTCGCGCGGGTCGATGACGCCGTCATCCCAGAGCCGTGCGCTGGCGTAGTACGGGCTGCCCTGCGTCTCGTAGCGCTCGCGCACCGGCGCGCGGAAGGCCGCCTCGTCGGCGTCGGACCACTGCTCGCCGCGCGCCTCGAGCTGGTCGCGCTTGACCGTCGCGAGCACGGATGCCGCCTGCTCGCCGCCCATCACCGAGATGCGCGCGTTCGGCCACATCCAGAGGAACCGGGGCGAGTACGCGCGCCCGCACATCGAGTAGTTGCCGGCGCCGAACGACCCGCCGATCACGACCGTGAGCTTCGGCACCCGGGTCGTCGCGACGGCGGTGACCATCTTCGCGCCGTGCTTGGCGATGCCGCCGGCCTCGGCGTCGGTGCCGACCATGAACCCGGAGATGTTCTGCAGGAACACCAGCGGGATGCCGCGCTGGTCGCAGAGCTCGATGAAGTGCGCGCCCTTCATGGCCGATTCGCTGAACAGCACGCCGTTGTTCGCGACGATGCCGACCGGGTGGCCGTGGATACGCGCGAACCCGGTGACGAGCGTGTCACCGTACTCGCGCTTGAACTCGTGGAGGTCGCTGTCGTCGACCAGGCGCGCGATCACCTCGCGCACGTCGTAGGGCTGCTGCACGTCGACGGGCACGGCGGCCGTGAGCTCGGCCTCGTCGAGGGCGGGCGGATGCGACGGGGCGATGCCCCACGCCGGAGCGGCCGGCGGCGGCACGGTCGCGACGATGTCGCGCACGATCTGCAGGGCGTGCTCGTCGTTCTCGGCGAGGTGGTCGGCGACTCCCGAGGTGCCGGCATGCAGTTCGCCGCCGCCGAGCTCCTCGGCCGTGACGACCTCCCCGATCGCGGCCTTCACGAGCGGCGGGCCGCCGAGGAAGATCG
This portion of the Agromyces rhizosphaerae genome encodes:
- a CDS encoding ATP-binding protein — protein: MTAAPFHTVLVANRGEIAVRVIRTLRRLGIRSVAVYSDADATALHVRAADDAVRIGPAAASESYLVPERIVEAALASGAQAVHPGYGFLSEHAGLARACADAGIVFVGPGERALEVMGDKIRAKRHVEASGVPVVPGVAEPGLDDDALVAAAPEVGFPLLVKPSAGGGGKGMQVVRSVDELRAELPGVRRVARAAFGDDALLLERYLERPRHIEVQVLADRHGNVIHLGERECSLQRRHQKVIEEAPSPVVDADTRRRLGDAACAAARSVDYVGAGTVEFLVSDAAPDEFFFIEMNTRLQVEHPVTELVTGVDLVEQQLRIPAGEPLALAQDDIAFDGHAIEARVYAESPERGFLPSTGDVLAYRAPSGPGVRVDSGIDEASVVTAHYDPMLAKVIAHGADRAEALDRLDRALADTVVLGVDTNIAFLRRLLADDAVRAGHLDTGLIDRMPEAEPVTPSPAALEAAARLVAARDADSRDAAVARGFASPLWSSGSGWRVGADRRRTLTFTHDGATHDVPAPVTPALDSSARPSTQTARIAAAFPHSAYSVDASSIPAAPPSTQNAGIVRAFPHSAYSVDAEGSGDGGAIAVAGGDGTIWVHADGRATELRHVGRAERLAAALAAVERGGADAAPELRAPMPGAVSAVAVADGDHVEAGADVLSVEAMKMEHRVRAPIAGVVRLAVAVGDQVRRDQVVAHVEPADAPATAETPPSAASAPIAPEPQTPATAAHQAVAAHPHEE
- a CDS encoding carboxyl transferase domain-containing protein — its product is MATLTSTLDAASDQAQARAHAHAELADDLRARLERAARGGPDASRDRHVARGKLLPRDRVDHLLDEGSPFLEVAPLAADGLYDDDTPAAGVIAGIGLVHGRHVMVVCNDPTVKGGTYFPMTVKKHLRAQEIALENRLPCIYLVDSGGAFLPMQDEVFPDRDHFGRIFHNQARMSAAGIPQIAAVLGSCTAGGAYVPAMSDETVIVRNQGTIFLGGPPLVKAAIGEVVTAEELGGGELHAGTSGVADHLAENDEHALQIVRDIVATVPPPAAPAWGIAPSHPPALDEAELTAAVPVDVQQPYDVREVIARLVDDSDLHEFKREYGDTLVTGFARIHGHPVGIVANNGVLFSESAMKGAHFIELCDQRGIPLVFLQNISGFMVGTDAEAGGIAKHGAKMVTAVATTRVPKLTVVIGGSFGAGNYSMCGRAYSPRFLWMWPNARISVMGGEQAASVLATVKRDQLEARGEQWSDADEAAFRAPVRERYETQGSPYYASARLWDDGVIDPRDTRTVLGLALDVCSRTPLPDPGFGLFRM
- a CDS encoding acyl-CoA dehydrogenase family protein; the protein is MDTLLNAEERELYETVKEFADTVVAPAAYQYDTERRLPIEIIHQMGDLGLFGLPFPEEVGGRGKDYVQLCLAVEALGRVDQSIGVTLEAGVGLGIMPIFRYGTDAQRQQWLPELVAGRALAGFGLTEARAGSDAGATETVARLDGDEWVIDGSKQFITNSGTPITSLVTVTAVTNQTERPDGTVKKELSSIIVPSGTPGFTVGESYDKVGWHTSDTHPLAFDGVRVPAGNLLGERGRGYANFLQSLDEGRIAFAALATGAAQGCLEEAVRYAKERNVFGTNIGSHQHVAFTIAKMQARVQQARLCWHDAARKMVAGKPFKMEASIAKMVAGDAAMENARAATQVFGGYGFLNENAVARHYRDAKVLEIGEGTTEVQLMVISRELGLAA